In Deinococcus yavapaiensis KR-236, one genomic interval encodes:
- a CDS encoding GNAT family N-acetyltransferase — protein MTTPATLRPFEPTDLEYERFAAMLRFAQPDDPRSVDELRHLDASQAEGDVQYRFVLERGGAVIGGASGGTWRHNPLPGYFSLSLWLVPDAQTTEHAEALFDRVESALAPHAPDVLVAGAREDRWQLPLLLSKGFRETDRMFSSQLDVTAFDAAKFEAFEEKSRAAGVDVRPLSAFDWRNETFERRWYDLAVSLLADVPQATTFQPWPFETWRERIPRQPRLLEQATFFAVRDGELVGFTELRPSAKPDTLLTGLTGVRRGHRRLGVAQTLKLAATEYARTHGFRFVRTSNHAVNRPMLSINEAMGFVKDPARIHLERLAR, from the coding sequence ATGACGACCCCTGCGACCTTGCGGCCCTTCGAGCCGACCGATTTGGAGTACGAACGCTTCGCGGCGATGCTGAGATTCGCGCAACCGGACGATCCACGCTCGGTCGACGAGTTGCGGCACCTCGACGCGTCCCAAGCCGAAGGCGACGTGCAATACCGCTTCGTGCTGGAACGAGGCGGCGCGGTCATCGGCGGAGCGAGCGGCGGCACGTGGCGGCACAACCCCTTGCCGGGCTACTTCTCGCTTTCCTTGTGGCTCGTGCCGGACGCGCAAACGACCGAGCACGCCGAGGCGCTCTTCGACCGAGTCGAGTCGGCCCTGGCGCCCCACGCGCCCGACGTGTTGGTCGCGGGCGCCCGCGAGGACCGTTGGCAGTTGCCGCTCTTGTTGTCGAAAGGCTTTCGCGAAACCGACCGCATGTTCTCGTCGCAACTCGACGTGACGGCCTTCGACGCGGCGAAGTTCGAGGCCTTCGAGGAGAAGTCGCGCGCGGCGGGCGTCGACGTGCGACCTCTCTCGGCCTTCGACTGGCGAAACGAAACTTTCGAGCGGCGTTGGTACGATCTGGCGGTCTCGCTCTTGGCGGACGTGCCCCAAGCAACGACCTTCCAACCGTGGCCGTTCGAGACGTGGCGCGAGCGCATTCCGCGTCAACCTCGACTGCTCGAACAGGCCACCTTCTTCGCGGTGCGCGACGGTGAACTCGTCGGGTTCACGGAACTGCGGCCCTCGGCGAAGCCCGACACCCTTCTGACCGGCCTCACGGGAGTGCGGCGCGGGCATCGCCGCCTCGGCGTCGCGCAGACTCTCAAGCTCGCCGCGACCGAGTACGCGCGCACGCACGGCTTTCGTTTCGTTCGCACGAGCAACCACGCCGTGAACCGCCCCATGCTTTCGATCAATGAAGCGATGGGCTTCGTGAAAGACCCCGCCCGGATTCACCTCGAACGCCTCGCAAGGTAA
- a CDS encoding ABC transporter substrate-binding protein, with protein MKNVKLLVLIGLLSSSVTAQSSYQEPKLPKVSGNVNLTVWSWVPNLDKTVKEFEKIYPNIKVKVENLGGGPATYTKLQTALKAGSGAPDVVQIEYGYLPSFIDTGGLADLTKYGANEARNLFVPWTWGQVSPDGKSVYAIPQDTGPFAMVYRKDIFDKYKIAVPKTWNEYAKAAEQLSKASGGKVKMGNFYSTFSPWFIALAWQDGGQFFKRSGDGWVQTLDNSSAKKVLNYWNGLIKKGYVSTVPAFSADYWNAAGAGQIATNFEAAWGPGGYASSMKTKSAGQWRVASLPQWKAGASASGNWGGSSMAVTTQSKNPQAAAAFALWLNSSRTAVETNFKGGGLFPAAKAGLKLPALSDKTSPPIKFFGGQDINAVYAKASEGVNVNFQWAPWFPAVDANFNKQIDAMLKGKLTPDQALAAWQKESLDAARKDGYTVR; from the coding sequence ATGAAGAACGTGAAGTTGCTGGTGTTGATCGGCTTGCTGAGCTCGAGCGTCACGGCGCAATCGAGCTACCAGGAGCCCAAGTTGCCTAAGGTCAGCGGAAACGTGAACCTCACGGTGTGGTCATGGGTGCCGAACCTCGACAAGACCGTCAAGGAATTCGAGAAGATCTACCCGAACATCAAGGTCAAAGTCGAGAACCTCGGCGGCGGTCCCGCCACGTACACGAAGCTTCAAACGGCCCTCAAGGCGGGTTCGGGCGCGCCCGACGTGGTGCAAATCGAGTACGGCTACCTGCCGTCGTTCATCGACACGGGCGGGCTCGCGGACCTCACGAAGTACGGCGCGAACGAAGCGCGCAACCTCTTCGTGCCGTGGACGTGGGGACAAGTCAGCCCCGACGGGAAGTCCGTGTACGCCATTCCCCAAGACACGGGTCCGTTCGCGATGGTCTACCGCAAGGACATCTTCGACAAGTACAAGATCGCCGTGCCCAAGACGTGGAACGAGTACGCCAAGGCGGCCGAGCAGCTCAGCAAGGCGTCGGGCGGCAAGGTCAAGATGGGAAACTTCTACTCGACCTTCTCGCCGTGGTTCATCGCGCTCGCGTGGCAAGACGGCGGCCAGTTCTTCAAGCGCAGCGGCGACGGGTGGGTGCAGACGCTCGACAACTCCAGCGCCAAGAAGGTCTTGAATTACTGGAACGGCCTTATCAAGAAAGGCTACGTCTCCACCGTCCCCGCGTTCAGCGCCGACTACTGGAACGCGGCGGGCGCCGGTCAAATCGCCACGAACTTCGAAGCGGCGTGGGGTCCGGGCGGGTACGCGTCCTCCATGAAGACCAAGAGCGCGGGTCAATGGCGCGTCGCCTCCTTGCCGCAGTGGAAGGCGGGCGCGAGCGCCAGCGGTAACTGGGGCGGTTCCAGCATGGCCGTCACGACGCAAAGCAAGAATCCGCAGGCCGCCGCCGCGTTCGCGCTGTGGCTCAACTCGTCGCGCACGGCCGTCGAGACGAACTTCAAGGGCGGCGGCCTGTTCCCGGCCGCGAAGGCGGGCTTGAAACTTCCCGCGCTCAGCGACAAGACCTCTCCGCCCATCAAGTTCTTCGGCGGCCAGGACATCAACGCCGTCTACGCCAAGGCGTCCGAAGGCGTCAACGTGAACTTCCAGTGGGCGCCGTGGTTCCCCGCCGTGGACGCCAACTTCAACAAGCAGATCGACGCGATGCTCAAGGGCAAGCTCACGCCGGATCAAGCTCTGGCCGCTTGGCAGAAGGAATCTCTCGACGCCGCGCGCAAAGACGGCTACACGGTTCGATAA
- a CDS encoding DeoR/GlpR family DNA-binding transcription regulator, which produces MQSRLRVILSELEQRERVTVDGLSNLLGVSKVTIRGDLETLQRQGLIHRTRGGAVRPFANHAERPLEETRKLYSNEKRRIGQFAANLIEDGDTVFLDVGSTTTEIARSISPLLRNVTVITSGLNIALELEKLPNITVVVTGGTLRRLQHSLVNPLGTRLLESLYADKLFLGCNGVDAQAGITNRNLEEAEIKRIMANNARETIVAADHSKLGEVSSAAILPLSRVRHIVTDRNATADKMALLREQGVQVHAV; this is translated from the coding sequence TTGCAATCCCGTCTGCGAGTCATTCTGTCGGAACTCGAGCAGCGAGAGCGCGTCACGGTCGACGGCCTCTCGAACCTGCTGGGCGTTTCGAAAGTGACGATTCGCGGCGACCTCGAAACGCTGCAGCGCCAAGGGCTCATTCACCGCACGCGGGGCGGCGCCGTTCGTCCGTTCGCGAATCACGCCGAGCGTCCCCTGGAAGAGACGCGCAAGCTGTACTCCAACGAGAAGCGCCGCATCGGCCAATTCGCCGCCAACCTCATCGAGGACGGCGACACGGTCTTCCTCGACGTCGGCAGTACCACCACCGAGATCGCACGGTCCATTTCGCCGCTTCTTCGCAACGTGACCGTCATCACGTCGGGCCTCAACATCGCCTTGGAGCTCGAGAAGCTTCCCAACATCACGGTCGTCGTGACGGGCGGGACCTTGAGGCGCTTGCAGCACAGCCTCGTCAATCCGCTCGGAACGCGTCTGCTCGAAAGCTTGTACGCCGACAAGCTCTTCCTCGGTTGCAACGGCGTCGACGCCCAAGCTGGCATCACGAACCGCAACCTGGAGGAAGCCGAAATCAAACGAATCATGGCGAACAACGCGCGAGAGACGATCGTCGCCGCGGATCACAGCAAGCTCGGCGAAGTGTCGTCGGCGGCCATCTTGCCGCTTTCACGCGTCCGGCACATCGTGACGGACCGCAATGCCACCGCCGACAAAATGGCGCTTCTGCGCGAACAAGGCGTGCAAGTTCACGCGGTGTGA
- a CDS encoding ABC transporter ATP-binding protein: protein MIELRQVTKVYPSGDSVVTAVHEVSYTFAPGLTAVVGPSGSGKSTLLNLLAGFDTPSGGSVLVDDVDIARLSETQRAALRLEKFGFVFQNYNLVAILSARENVEFPLMLAGVTPHERRERAERLLQSVGLGKRGGHLPSQLSGGEQQRVAIARALVTDPPILLADEPTGNLDTKTGASILELLLAPAAEGKTVVLITHDPNVAARADRVVHIRDGELEGTDIRTVAR, encoded by the coding sequence ATGATCGAACTTCGACAAGTCACGAAAGTCTATCCGAGCGGCGACTCCGTCGTCACCGCCGTGCACGAGGTGAGCTACACGTTCGCGCCCGGCCTCACGGCGGTCGTCGGACCGAGCGGCAGCGGCAAGTCCACGCTGCTCAACCTTCTCGCGGGCTTCGACACGCCCAGCGGCGGCTCCGTCCTCGTGGACGACGTCGACATCGCGCGGCTCAGCGAGACGCAGCGGGCGGCGCTGCGCCTGGAGAAGTTCGGCTTCGTCTTCCAGAACTACAACCTCGTCGCGATCCTCAGCGCCCGCGAGAACGTCGAGTTTCCCCTCATGCTCGCCGGAGTGACGCCGCACGAGCGCCGCGAGCGCGCCGAGCGTCTGCTGCAAAGCGTCGGGCTCGGCAAGCGTGGCGGCCACCTGCCGTCTCAACTGTCGGGCGGCGAGCAGCAGCGCGTGGCGATCGCGCGCGCCCTCGTGACCGATCCGCCGATCCTGCTCGCCGACGAGCCGACGGGCAACCTCGACACGAAGACGGGAGCGTCCATCTTGGAATTGTTGCTCGCACCGGCCGCCGAGGGCAAGACGGTCGTGCTCATCACGCACGACCCGAACGTCGCCGCCCGCGCCGACCGCGTCGTGCACATTCGCGACGGAGAGCTCGAAGGAACGGACATTCGCACGGTCGCTCGCTGA
- a CDS encoding carbohydrate ABC transporter permease — protein sequence MSQGTLSPPRPRRSRRAVSSTTPWLFLAPFLLAFAVFYLAPVLYAVYLSLFIKKRVGFGPAKEVFAWFEQYSRALQDTAFLQSLGNIALFGLVQIPIMLGIAVALAIVLDSVKGRAQRFFRTVFYLPYTIPAVVAGLLWGYLYSPNLSPINQTLKAVGSGTVDMLSSTVVLWSVANIVTWTWTGYNMITLYASLQNVPTDIYEAAKIDGADGWNLTRYIKLPLLRPTIILTFIFSIIGTMQVFSEPFVLRPLGYVPDNLTPNTYIYLAASRDAQYGYAAAMAILIALVTFLFSTVFLRFARLGGDR from the coding sequence ATGAGCCAAGGAACGCTTTCTCCGCCTCGCCCTCGACGTTCGCGCCGCGCCGTTTCATCAACGACGCCGTGGCTGTTCCTCGCGCCTTTTCTGCTCGCCTTCGCCGTCTTCTATCTCGCGCCCGTCTTGTACGCCGTGTACCTCAGTCTGTTCATCAAGAAACGCGTCGGCTTCGGTCCCGCCAAGGAAGTCTTCGCGTGGTTCGAGCAGTACTCGCGCGCCTTGCAGGACACGGCCTTCTTGCAGTCGCTCGGCAACATCGCCCTTTTCGGCTTGGTGCAGATTCCGATCATGCTCGGGATCGCGGTTGCCCTCGCGATCGTGCTCGACTCCGTCAAGGGGCGTGCGCAGCGCTTCTTCCGCACCGTCTTCTACCTGCCGTATACCATCCCGGCGGTTGTCGCGGGACTTTTGTGGGGTTACCTGTACTCGCCGAACCTCTCTCCGATCAACCAGACGCTCAAGGCGGTCGGAAGCGGCACGGTGGACATGCTGTCGAGCACGGTCGTGCTTTGGTCGGTGGCGAACATCGTCACGTGGACGTGGACGGGCTACAACATGATCACCCTCTACGCCTCGTTGCAAAACGTACCGACCGACATTTACGAGGCGGCGAAGATCGACGGAGCGGACGGGTGGAACCTCACGCGCTACATCAAATTGCCCCTCTTGCGCCCCACGATCATCCTGACGTTCATCTTCTCGATCATCGGAACCATGCAGGTGTTCAGCGAGCCGTTCGTGCTGCGACCTCTCGGGTACGTTCCCGACAACCTCACGCCGAACACGTACATCTACCTCGCCGCGTCGCGTGACGCGCAGTACGGTTACGCCGCCGCGATGGCCATCCTCATCGCGCTCGTCACGTTCCTGTTCAGCACCGTCTTCTTGCGCTTCGCCCGCCTCGGAGGTGACCGATGA
- a CDS encoding DUF4127 family protein, with translation MKAAFTIVLAFASCASARLALLPLDSRPATSDLPARIASLRSEDVSAAPTTLLGTRERGADVSALGAWLEAQDGGPLVVALDTLAYGGLVQSRSSDASVEEALKRLEVVRTWRARTGQPVYAFVTLPRQPDARNRARNFEVAKEMVEWARQGVFAELHVTWDDALPSSPAPAEGARLRSDAPRNVRVYPGADEVLSMLVARALSPAARRLAVEFSDPGAATRLAPYEGISLTDSVRLHAEGTGWTVVPSKSTPARLPFGGTVSEPTEPSDLTLFVFNGGDARRAALRVSQLLRSGHLAVADVSRVNQGTLPLWADLGTLDRPRDLASLGAWGTPGNNFGTVLAHAKIFLEGADPARQDALLARQVANDVIFSARVRSALRAAVPESDMGSDDAQRALVNLARSFFPLRLADTYELQSADLPWRRSFEWRFELRRETP, from the coding sequence ATGAAAGCCGCCTTCACGATCGTGCTGGCCTTCGCGTCGTGCGCGAGCGCCCGACTCGCCTTGCTGCCGCTCGATTCTCGGCCCGCTACCAGCGACTTGCCCGCCCGCATCGCTTCGCTGAGGAGCGAGGACGTGAGCGCCGCGCCGACGACGCTGCTCGGAACGCGCGAACGCGGCGCGGACGTCTCGGCGCTCGGCGCTTGGCTGGAAGCGCAAGACGGCGGACCCCTCGTCGTGGCCCTCGACACGCTCGCGTACGGCGGCTTGGTGCAGTCGAGGTCGAGCGATGCGAGCGTCGAGGAAGCCTTGAAGCGCTTGGAGGTCGTGCGGACGTGGCGCGCGCGCACGGGTCAACCCGTCTACGCCTTCGTCACCTTGCCGAGGCAGCCCGACGCGCGAAACAGGGCGCGCAACTTCGAAGTTGCCAAGGAGATGGTCGAGTGGGCACGCCAAGGAGTGTTCGCCGAGTTGCACGTCACGTGGGACGACGCGTTGCCGAGCTCTCCCGCGCCGGCGGAAGGAGCGCGCTTGCGCTCGGACGCTCCACGAAACGTTCGCGTGTACCCCGGCGCGGACGAGGTGCTGTCGATGCTGGTGGCGCGCGCCCTGTCGCCCGCCGCGCGCCGCCTCGCGGTGGAGTTCAGCGATCCCGGCGCGGCGACGCGCCTCGCGCCGTACGAAGGCATTTCGTTGACGGACAGCGTGCGACTGCACGCGGAAGGCACCGGCTGGACGGTGGTGCCGTCGAAGTCCACGCCTGCTCGCCTTCCGTTCGGCGGAACGGTGAGCGAGCCGACCGAGCCGTCCGACCTCACCCTCTTCGTCTTCAACGGCGGAGATGCTCGTCGCGCCGCCTTGCGCGTCTCGCAACTTCTACGCTCGGGGCACCTCGCCGTGGCGGACGTTTCGCGCGTCAATCAAGGGACGCTGCCGCTGTGGGCGGATCTCGGAACGCTCGACCGACCGCGCGATCTCGCTTCGCTCGGCGCGTGGGGCACGCCTGGCAACAACTTCGGCACGGTCCTCGCGCACGCGAAGATCTTCTTGGAGGGCGCCGATCCCGCGAGGCAAGACGCGCTGCTCGCACGTCAAGTCGCGAACGACGTGATCTTCAGCGCGCGGGTGCGGTCCGCTTTGCGCGCGGCCGTGCCCGAAAGCGACATGGGATCGGACGACGCGCAACGCGCCCTCGTGAACCTCGCTCGCTCGTTCTTTCCGCTGCGGCTCGCGGACACGTACGAGTTGCAAAGCGCGGACTTGCCGTGGCGACGCTCGTTCGAGTGGCGCTTCGAGTTGCGCCGCGAAACGCCTTGA
- a CDS encoding ABC transporter permease: MRLPDLWQLALRGLLRRPVRTILTALGIVVAVASMVIFLSLGEGLRRVFASELGNIGPDLQISLNGFDAGGFAPEPNLPGSTVGQVNALKEQYGIKQVIPVALSVRGGLDPSSSYILYALPAALGVKAVFPNVAVAAGRLLQPSDEGRPVAVVGASAARNGGLKLGSTLRVNRRAAVKVVGVLSEGGGLTDSFILMPLTTLQDAIAAQGRLSIIALKLDEPTRAREVAKALSSKLQLEVQTQADFLNFIERALRISDAVRFGISLIALIVGGLAVANTVMMGVFERTREFGTLRAIGAKPAFVRSLVLTESLLLALAGGVGGIALGVLGILGVNAYTRNLANIDAAALTPRLALLAMLISLLLGLLAGLLPARSASRLKITEALGRI, encoded by the coding sequence GTGCGACTTCCCGACTTGTGGCAACTGGCATTGCGCGGTCTTCTGCGACGCCCCGTTCGCACGATCCTCACGGCGCTCGGCATCGTGGTGGCCGTCGCGAGCATGGTGATCTTCTTGTCGCTCGGCGAGGGATTGCGGCGCGTCTTCGCCTCCGAACTCGGCAACATCGGCCCCGACCTGCAAATCAGCCTCAACGGCTTCGACGCGGGCGGCTTCGCGCCCGAGCCGAACTTGCCGGGCAGCACCGTGGGTCAAGTCAACGCCCTCAAGGAGCAGTACGGCATCAAGCAAGTCATTCCGGTCGCCCTCAGCGTGCGCGGCGGACTCGACCCGAGTTCGAGCTACATCTTGTACGCCTTGCCCGCCGCGCTCGGCGTGAAGGCCGTGTTTCCCAACGTCGCGGTCGCGGCGGGCCGCTTGCTGCAACCGTCCGACGAAGGGCGGCCCGTCGCCGTCGTCGGAGCGAGCGCCGCGCGCAACGGCGGGCTCAAGCTCGGGTCTACCTTGCGCGTCAATCGCCGCGCGGCCGTCAAGGTCGTCGGCGTGCTGAGCGAAGGCGGCGGCCTCACCGACTCGTTCATCTTGATGCCCCTCACGACCTTGCAAGACGCGATCGCCGCGCAAGGCCGCCTGTCGATCATCGCCCTCAAGCTCGACGAGCCGACGCGCGCGCGCGAAGTCGCCAAGGCCTTGTCGTCCAAGCTGCAACTCGAAGTGCAGACGCAGGCGGACTTTTTGAACTTCATCGAGCGGGCGCTTCGCATCTCGGACGCGGTGCGTTTCGGAATCAGCCTCATCGCCTTGATCGTGGGTGGACTCGCCGTCGCGAACACGGTCATGATGGGCGTGTTCGAACGCACGCGGGAATTTGGCACGTTGCGCGCCATCGGAGCGAAACCGGCCTTCGTGCGCAGCCTCGTCCTCACCGAGAGCCTGCTGCTGGCCCTCGCGGGCGGCGTGGGCGGCATCGCGCTCGGCGTGCTCGGCATCCTCGGCGTGAACGCGTACACGCGAAACCTCGCCAACATCGACGCGGCGGCCCTCACGCCTCGCCTCGCGCTGCTCGCCATGCTGATCTCGTTGCTGCTGGGCCTGCTCGCGGGCCTGCTGCCCGCCCGCTCCGCGAGCCGCCTCAAGATCACCGAGGCGCTCGGGCGCATCTGA
- a CDS encoding carbohydrate ABC transporter permease, producing the protein MSQALPDVGARARAVSTPKPRRGFTPLQLLVLGLFAIYSLVPLWWMFVTIFKDNGQLFSTFGLWFSSPSHLLDNVRKVFTHQDGIFPRWLLNSALYSTAIAIGSALTCATAGYAFSKFQFKGKNALFSLILGTIMVPGTALVLPLFLIMQNLGQAGIPLINTPWAFILPSIVNPFGLYLMRLFWDAGFPDELMEAARIDGASEGRIFWQLGLPLVRGGLVTVALFSFVAGWNNFFLPLMMLNSTELYPLTLGLSVWNNTTTGTERLYTMIVTGALISILPLVLAFLSLGRYWQGGLSAGAVKG; encoded by the coding sequence ATGAGCCAAGCTCTGCCCGACGTCGGCGCTCGCGCACGCGCCGTCAGCACCCCGAAGCCGCGGCGAGGTTTCACTCCGCTGCAACTGCTCGTCTTGGGCCTCTTCGCGATCTACTCGCTCGTTCCGCTGTGGTGGATGTTCGTGACGATCTTCAAGGACAACGGTCAACTGTTCTCCACCTTCGGCTTGTGGTTCTCCAGCCCCAGCCACCTTCTCGACAACGTCCGGAAGGTCTTCACGCACCAAGACGGCATCTTTCCGCGCTGGCTGCTGAACTCCGCGCTCTACTCCACGGCCATCGCGATCGGCTCGGCCCTCACCTGCGCGACCGCCGGGTACGCCTTCTCGAAGTTCCAGTTCAAAGGCAAGAACGCGCTGTTCTCGCTCATCCTGGGCACGATCATGGTGCCCGGCACGGCCCTCGTCCTGCCGCTCTTCCTCATCATGCAAAACCTCGGTCAAGCGGGCATTCCGCTCATCAACACGCCGTGGGCGTTCATTTTGCCGTCCATCGTCAACCCGTTCGGCTTGTACCTCATGCGTCTTTTCTGGGACGCGGGCTTTCCCGACGAGCTCATGGAAGCGGCGCGAATCGACGGCGCGTCCGAAGGGCGCATCTTCTGGCAACTCGGCTTGCCGCTCGTGCGCGGCGGACTCGTCACGGTGGCGCTCTTCTCGTTCGTGGCGGGCTGGAACAACTTCTTCTTGCCCCTCATGATGCTGAACTCCACCGAGCTCTATCCGCTCACGCTCGGCCTCTCCGTCTGGAACAACACTACGACGGGCACCGAGCGCCTCTACACCATGATCGTCACGGGCGCTCTCATCTCCATCTTGCCGCTCGTCCTCGCGTTCCTGTCGTTGGGACGCTACTGGCAAGGCGGACTGAGCGCGGGCGCCGTGAAGGGGTAA
- a CDS encoding beta-galactosidase, with translation MTSPSSLHLAVCDYPEHVPRDRWEAYARQQKELGLSFVRIAEFAWSRMEPREGQFEWSWLDDAVNVLHEAGLGVVLCTPTATPPAWLIRQHPEILPYDEFGRVRAFGSRRHYDFASPVYRAHSRRITRALAERYGQHPGLVGWQTDNEFGCHGTARSFGGASAAAFPAWLEKKYGTLDALNEAWGNVFWSMEYTAWEQIGPPNLTVTEANPSHVLDYARFCSDMIVEFQEQQVAILRELSPGRFVTHNFMIFESGFDHYRVSACLDFPTWDNYPTGMLEHFGKWVGEDLKTYYARTGHPDAIAFNHDLYRGLMRRPFWVMEQQCGQVNWAPYNPLPADGAVSLWTTQAWAHGADCVSYFRWRAATMAQEVLHSGLLRHDETPDRGFFEVERLKREDLVLGDVPAKVALLHDYESLWVLDQQPHGGPAYWEQTSSYYTALRSLGIDVEIVHPDAHLSRFALVVAPSLTMISDARLEKLRGDAAGRAFVFGPRTAFRTASGRAHENGQFGNFKTFFGARVLNFESLRPGLTIKAGGHEVTTWAEGYEPLEGAEVLAHYEGGPLEGAAAAVRHGQVVTIGANSTGLVWETLYRLAGELGLNPTPLPPGIRVSRRGGRTLVQNWNPERVTFEGRELGPVSWTLV, from the coding sequence TTGACCTCCCCTTCGAGCTTGCATCTCGCCGTTTGCGATTACCCCGAGCACGTGCCGCGCGACCGCTGGGAAGCGTACGCGCGACAGCAAAAGGAACTCGGCCTCTCGTTCGTGCGAATCGCCGAGTTCGCGTGGAGCCGCATGGAGCCGCGCGAAGGGCAATTCGAGTGGAGCTGGCTGGACGACGCCGTGAACGTTCTGCACGAAGCGGGACTCGGGGTGGTGCTGTGCACGCCCACGGCGACGCCTCCCGCGTGGCTGATTCGCCAACACCCCGAGATCTTGCCGTACGACGAGTTCGGGCGGGTACGGGCGTTCGGGTCGCGCCGTCACTACGACTTCGCGTCGCCCGTGTACCGTGCGCACTCGCGCCGCATCACGCGCGCCCTCGCCGAGCGCTACGGGCAGCATCCCGGCCTCGTCGGATGGCAGACCGACAACGAATTCGGATGTCACGGCACGGCCCGCTCGTTCGGCGGGGCGAGCGCGGCCGCCTTTCCCGCTTGGCTGGAGAAGAAGTACGGCACGCTCGACGCGCTCAACGAAGCGTGGGGCAACGTGTTCTGGAGCATGGAGTACACGGCGTGGGAGCAGATCGGCCCGCCGAACCTCACGGTGACCGAGGCCAATCCGTCGCACGTTCTGGATTACGCCCGCTTCTGCTCGGACATGATCGTGGAGTTCCAAGAGCAGCAAGTGGCGATTTTGCGCGAACTCTCGCCGGGCCGCTTCGTCACGCACAACTTCATGATCTTCGAGTCGGGCTTCGATCACTACCGAGTCTCCGCGTGCCTCGACTTCCCGACGTGGGACAACTATCCGACGGGCATGCTGGAGCATTTCGGCAAGTGGGTCGGCGAGGACCTCAAGACGTACTACGCCCGCACCGGTCACCCCGACGCCATCGCCTTCAACCACGACTTGTACCGGGGGCTCATGCGCCGACCGTTCTGGGTGATGGAACAGCAGTGCGGCCAAGTGAACTGGGCGCCTTACAATCCGCTGCCCGCCGACGGAGCCGTGAGCCTGTGGACGACGCAGGCTTGGGCGCACGGCGCGGACTGCGTGAGCTACTTTCGCTGGCGCGCCGCGACGATGGCTCAGGAAGTTTTGCACAGCGGCCTTCTTCGCCACGACGAGACCCCCGACCGGGGCTTTTTCGAGGTCGAGCGCCTGAAGCGCGAAGACCTCGTGCTCGGCGACGTTCCCGCGAAGGTCGCGTTGCTGCACGACTACGAGAGCTTGTGGGTCCTCGATCAGCAGCCGCACGGCGGCCCTGCCTACTGGGAGCAGACCTCTTCCTACTACACGGCGCTTCGGTCGCTCGGCATCGACGTGGAAATCGTTCATCCCGACGCGCATCTCTCGCGGTTCGCGCTCGTCGTCGCGCCCAGCCTCACCATGATCTCGGACGCCCGCCTCGAGAAGCTGCGCGGCGACGCCGCGGGCAGGGCGTTCGTGTTCGGCCCGCGCACCGCCTTTCGTACCGCTTCGGGACGCGCGCACGAAAACGGACAGTTCGGCAACTTCAAAACCTTCTTCGGAGCGCGCGTTCTTAACTTCGAGAGCTTGCGGCCCGGCCTCACGATCAAGGCGGGTGGGCATGAAGTCACGACGTGGGCGGAAGGCTACGAGCCGTTGGAAGGCGCGGAGGTCCTCGCGCACTACGAAGGCGGACCCCTCGAAGGAGCGGCGGCGGCCGTGCGGCACGGACAAGTCGTCACGATCGGGGCGAACTCGACCGGGCTGGTGTGGGAGACGCTGTACCGCCTCGCGGGCGAGCTTGGCTTGAATCCCACGCCGCTGCCGCCAGGCATTCGAGTGTCGCGCCGAGGAGGGCGCACCCTCGTGCAAAACTGGAATCCCGAACGCGTGACCTTCGAGGGACGCGAGCTCGGTCCGGTAAGCTGGACCCTCGTATGA